The Trichosurus vulpecula isolate mTriVul1 chromosome 3, mTriVul1.pri, whole genome shotgun sequence genome includes a window with the following:
- the C3H16orf78 gene encoding uncharacterized protein C16orf78 homolog isoform X2, translating into MPNVVPWSSFSPYISNTSGRPSITSWSRREKRKSIHHGKPTEVTKMSDVKPLYWEPIKQKIGWKGAKERKQSDIAHVIERLEQKQGKSLAVAHKKENNQLIKTKQSLENLKHLQEYRMTQEEKKLRKLLLKPTRDYQLYNLPHVPLFLRKSLKQMKISSEESSLIQEPSYLPSLKEANKKLMGDLDGPEVVMSATPRLSMPRRSSMDPNTNQFIQDTFSSSRKGMTTKVIDPSASLQGYDRKIKNLIEKTPNVKSEITSTLLKPQEVLSCRYLRLSKNNIQTLIRLCREAGMDIDIHPHMNESEMNANRIFNRKPSIAL; encoded by the exons ATGCCAAATGTGGTACCATGGTCCTCTTTCTCACCTTACATCTCAAATACTTCAGGAAGACCTAGCATTACATCCtggtcaagaagagaaaaaagaaaaagcatccaTCATGGAAAACCAACAGAGGTCACTAAAATGTCAGATGTGAAACCATTGTACTGGGAACCTATAAAGCAGAAGATTGGATGGAAGGGGGCCAAGGAAAGGAAGCAGTCAGATATAGCCCACGTCATAGAGAGGCTGGAACAGAAGCAGGGGAAGTCCTTGGCTGTTGCCCACAAGAAAGAGAACAACCAA TTGATCAAGACCAAACAGTCACTGGAAAACCTGAAGCACCTTCAAGAATACAGGATgactcaagaagaaaaaaagcttaGAAAACTATTACTGAAACCCACTAGAGACTACCAACTGTACAACCTTCCCCATGTCCCG CTCTTCCTGAGGAAATCtctgaaacaaatgaaaatatcttCAGAAGAGTCTTCACTAATCCAAGAGCCTAGCTACCTCCCCTctttgaaggaggcaaacaagaaGTTAATGGGAG aCTTAGATGGGCCAGAAGTTGTAATGTCAGCAACCCCACGACTAAGCATGCCACGTAGGAGCAGCATGGATCCTAATACCAACCAGTTTATACAGgataccttttcttcttcccgtaAGGGAATGACTACAAAAGTGATAGACCCCTCAGCTAGTTTGCAGGGGTATGATCGGAAGATAAAGAATTTAATTGAGAAGACTCCAAATGTGAAGTCAGAAATAACCTCCACGCTGTTGAAGCCCCAAGAAGTCCTGAGCTGTAG GTACTTGCGGCTCTCCAAGAACAACATCCAGACCTTGATCAGGCTGTGTAGGGAAGCAGGAATGGATATAGACATTCATCCTCACATGAATGAATCTGAAATGAATGCCAACAGGATATTCAACAGAAAACCTAGTATAGCCCTCTAA
- the C3H16orf78 gene encoding uncharacterized protein C16orf78 homolog isoform X5, with protein MEGGQGKEAVRYSPRHREAGTEAGEVLGCCPQEREQPSMQMAQLIKTKQSLENLKHLQEYRMTQEEKKLRKLLLKPTRDYQLYNLPHVPLFLRKSLKQMKISSEESSLIQEPSYLPSLKEANKKLMGDLDGPEVVMSATPRLSMPRRSSMDPNTNQFIQDTFSSSRKGMTTKVIDPSASLQGYDRKIKNLIEKTPNVKSEITSTLLKPQEVLSCRYLRLSKNNIQTLIRLCREAGMDIDIHPHMNESEMNANRIFNRKPSIAL; from the exons ATGGAAGGGGGCCAAGGAAAGGAAGCAGTCAGATATAGCCCACGTCATAGAGAGGCTGGAACAGAAGCAGGGGAAGTCCTTGGCTGTTGCCCACAAGAAAGAGAACAACCAAGTATGCAAATGGCGCAG TTGATCAAGACCAAACAGTCACTGGAAAACCTGAAGCACCTTCAAGAATACAGGATgactcaagaagaaaaaaagcttaGAAAACTATTACTGAAACCCACTAGAGACTACCAACTGTACAACCTTCCCCATGTCCCG CTCTTCCTGAGGAAATCtctgaaacaaatgaaaatatcttCAGAAGAGTCTTCACTAATCCAAGAGCCTAGCTACCTCCCCTctttgaaggaggcaaacaagaaGTTAATGGGAG aCTTAGATGGGCCAGAAGTTGTAATGTCAGCAACCCCACGACTAAGCATGCCACGTAGGAGCAGCATGGATCCTAATACCAACCAGTTTATACAGgataccttttcttcttcccgtaAGGGAATGACTACAAAAGTGATAGACCCCTCAGCTAGTTTGCAGGGGTATGATCGGAAGATAAAGAATTTAATTGAGAAGACTCCAAATGTGAAGTCAGAAATAACCTCCACGCTGTTGAAGCCCCAAGAAGTCCTGAGCTGTAG GTACTTGCGGCTCTCCAAGAACAACATCCAGACCTTGATCAGGCTGTGTAGGGAAGCAGGAATGGATATAGACATTCATCCTCACATGAATGAATCTGAAATGAATGCCAACAGGATATTCAACAGAAAACCTAGTATAGCCCTCTAA
- the C3H16orf78 gene encoding uncharacterized protein C16orf78 homolog isoform X4, protein MPNVVPWSSFSPYISNTSGRPSITSWSRREKRKSIHHGKPTEVTKMSDVKPLYWEPIKQKIGWKGAKERKQSDIAHVIERLEQKQGKSLAVAHKKENNQLFLRKSLKQMKISSEESSLIQEPSYLPSLKEANKKLMGDLDGPEVVMSATPRLSMPRRSSMDPNTNQFIQDTFSSSRKGMTTKVIDPSASLQGYDRKIKNLIEKTPNVKSEITSTLLKPQEVLSCRYLRLSKNNIQTLIRLCREAGMDIDIHPHMNESEMNANRIFNRKPSIAL, encoded by the exons ATGCCAAATGTGGTACCATGGTCCTCTTTCTCACCTTACATCTCAAATACTTCAGGAAGACCTAGCATTACATCCtggtcaagaagagaaaaaagaaaaagcatccaTCATGGAAAACCAACAGAGGTCACTAAAATGTCAGATGTGAAACCATTGTACTGGGAACCTATAAAGCAGAAGATTGGATGGAAGGGGGCCAAGGAAAGGAAGCAGTCAGATATAGCCCACGTCATAGAGAGGCTGGAACAGAAGCAGGGGAAGTCCTTGGCTGTTGCCCACAAGAAAGAGAACAACCAA CTCTTCCTGAGGAAATCtctgaaacaaatgaaaatatcttCAGAAGAGTCTTCACTAATCCAAGAGCCTAGCTACCTCCCCTctttgaaggaggcaaacaagaaGTTAATGGGAG aCTTAGATGGGCCAGAAGTTGTAATGTCAGCAACCCCACGACTAAGCATGCCACGTAGGAGCAGCATGGATCCTAATACCAACCAGTTTATACAGgataccttttcttcttcccgtaAGGGAATGACTACAAAAGTGATAGACCCCTCAGCTAGTTTGCAGGGGTATGATCGGAAGATAAAGAATTTAATTGAGAAGACTCCAAATGTGAAGTCAGAAATAACCTCCACGCTGTTGAAGCCCCAAGAAGTCCTGAGCTGTAG GTACTTGCGGCTCTCCAAGAACAACATCCAGACCTTGATCAGGCTGTGTAGGGAAGCAGGAATGGATATAGACATTCATCCTCACATGAATGAATCTGAAATGAATGCCAACAGGATATTCAACAGAAAACCTAGTATAGCCCTCTAA
- the C3H16orf78 gene encoding uncharacterized protein C16orf78 homolog isoform X3, giving the protein MPNVVPWSSFSPYISNTSGRPSITSWSRREKRKSIHHGKPTEVTKMSDVKPLYWEPIKQKIGWKGAKERKQSDIAHVIERLEQKQGKSLAVAHKKENNQLIKTKQSLENLKHLQEYRMTQEEKKLRKLLLKPTRDYQLYNLPHVPLFLRKSLKQMKISSEESSLIQEPSYLPSLKEANKKLMGDLDGPEVVMSATPRLSMPRRSSMDPNTNQFIQDTFSSSRKGMTTKVIDPSASLQGYDRKIKNLIEKTPNVKSEITSTLLKPQEVLSCRSDQATQSSQARVSRELSSPLILTAARMMLESVESQEG; this is encoded by the exons ATGCCAAATGTGGTACCATGGTCCTCTTTCTCACCTTACATCTCAAATACTTCAGGAAGACCTAGCATTACATCCtggtcaagaagagaaaaaagaaaaagcatccaTCATGGAAAACCAACAGAGGTCACTAAAATGTCAGATGTGAAACCATTGTACTGGGAACCTATAAAGCAGAAGATTGGATGGAAGGGGGCCAAGGAAAGGAAGCAGTCAGATATAGCCCACGTCATAGAGAGGCTGGAACAGAAGCAGGGGAAGTCCTTGGCTGTTGCCCACAAGAAAGAGAACAACCAA TTGATCAAGACCAAACAGTCACTGGAAAACCTGAAGCACCTTCAAGAATACAGGATgactcaagaagaaaaaaagcttaGAAAACTATTACTGAAACCCACTAGAGACTACCAACTGTACAACCTTCCCCATGTCCCG CTCTTCCTGAGGAAATCtctgaaacaaatgaaaatatcttCAGAAGAGTCTTCACTAATCCAAGAGCCTAGCTACCTCCCCTctttgaaggaggcaaacaagaaGTTAATGGGAG aCTTAGATGGGCCAGAAGTTGTAATGTCAGCAACCCCACGACTAAGCATGCCACGTAGGAGCAGCATGGATCCTAATACCAACCAGTTTATACAGgataccttttcttcttcccgtaAGGGAATGACTACAAAAGTGATAGACCCCTCAGCTAGTTTGCAGGGGTATGATCGGAAGATAAAGAATTTAATTGAGAAGACTCCAAATGTGAAGTCAGAAATAACCTCCACGCTGTTGAAGCCCCAAGAAGTCCTGAGCTGTAG GTCTGATCAAGCCACCCAGTCTTCCCAGGCCAGAGTCTCCAGAGAACTTTCTtcgcctctgatacttactgcaGCAAGAATGATGTTGGAAAGTGTGGAGTCACAAGAAGGCTGA
- the C3H16orf78 gene encoding uncharacterized protein C16orf78 homolog isoform X1 gives MPNVVPWSSFSPYISNTSGRPSITSWSRREKRKSIHHGKPTEVTKMSDVKPLYWEPIKQKIGWKGAKERKQSDIAHVIERLEQKQGKSLAVAHKKENNQLIKTKQSLENLKHLQEYRMTQEEKKLRKLLLKPTRDYQLYNLPHVPLFLRKSLKQMKISSEESSLIQEPSYLPSLKEANKKLMGDLDGPEVVMSATPRLSMPRRSSMDPNTNQFIQDTFSSSRKGMTTKVIDPSASLQGYDRKIKNLIEKTPNVKSEITSTLLKPQEVLSCRYLRLSKNNIQTLIRLCREAGMDIDIHPHMNESEMNANRIFNRKPKLKAP, from the exons ATGCCAAATGTGGTACCATGGTCCTCTTTCTCACCTTACATCTCAAATACTTCAGGAAGACCTAGCATTACATCCtggtcaagaagagaaaaaagaaaaagcatccaTCATGGAAAACCAACAGAGGTCACTAAAATGTCAGATGTGAAACCATTGTACTGGGAACCTATAAAGCAGAAGATTGGATGGAAGGGGGCCAAGGAAAGGAAGCAGTCAGATATAGCCCACGTCATAGAGAGGCTGGAACAGAAGCAGGGGAAGTCCTTGGCTGTTGCCCACAAGAAAGAGAACAACCAA TTGATCAAGACCAAACAGTCACTGGAAAACCTGAAGCACCTTCAAGAATACAGGATgactcaagaagaaaaaaagcttaGAAAACTATTACTGAAACCCACTAGAGACTACCAACTGTACAACCTTCCCCATGTCCCG CTCTTCCTGAGGAAATCtctgaaacaaatgaaaatatcttCAGAAGAGTCTTCACTAATCCAAGAGCCTAGCTACCTCCCCTctttgaaggaggcaaacaagaaGTTAATGGGAG aCTTAGATGGGCCAGAAGTTGTAATGTCAGCAACCCCACGACTAAGCATGCCACGTAGGAGCAGCATGGATCCTAATACCAACCAGTTTATACAGgataccttttcttcttcccgtaAGGGAATGACTACAAAAGTGATAGACCCCTCAGCTAGTTTGCAGGGGTATGATCGGAAGATAAAGAATTTAATTGAGAAGACTCCAAATGTGAAGTCAGAAATAACCTCCACGCTGTTGAAGCCCCAAGAAGTCCTGAGCTGTAG GTACTTGCGGCTCTCCAAGAACAACATCCAGACCTTGATCAGGCTGTGTAGGGAAGCAGGAATGGATATAGACATTCATCCTCACATGAATGAATCTGAAATGAATGCCAACAGGATATTCAACAGAAAACCTA aacTGAAGGCACCCTGA